GCGCCGATGGCGTGTCCGACTGGCGTATCGAAGAGGAAGCGCTTCTGTCGCCTGCCCATGATGCGGGGCCGTACGAGGAGTTTGGCTGCGAAGACCCGCGTGTGACCCGCATCGAGGATTTCGGGATGTGGATCATTGCGTACACCGCTTACTCGAGGTTCGGCGCCGGAGTTGCGCTTGCGACTACGCACGACTTCAAGTCGGTTGAGAGAAACGGTCTGGTCCTGGCGCCTAACAACAAGGATGCCGCGGTCTTTCCGCGAAAGGTCGGGGATTCCTATTGGATGCTCCACCGTCCCGTTGCAGGTACTCAGGAACATATCTGGCTCACGGAGTCCACGGATCTTCTGCACTGGGGTCGGCCCTGGTGCATCCTCATGGAACGGGGCGGGCCGATGTGGGACGGGGCCAAGGTTGGTGCGAACGGAGTTCCTATAGAGACCGCGGAGGGTTGGCTCGTGCTATATCATGGGGTAAAGGAGTTCGCCGGAGGTCCGACATACCGCATGGGAGCGGCGCTCCTTGACCTTGAGGACCCGCGGAGATTGATCGCTCGCCTGCCGTACTGGGTGCTCGGCCCGCATGAGCCCTACGAAACGTCGGGAGCCGTCGCGAATGTCGTATTCTCGTGTGGTCATGCGCTGGTGGGTGATGAACTAAGGGTATACTACGGCGCTGCGGACAGCTCGACGTGCCTTGCGACAGCTCGCCTCTCGGATCTAATAGCTCTTCTCCAGGAGAACCGAGTCTGAGGCCGTCGAAACGCTGTTGACTCAGGGTCGGCCACCTGCTACCCTATCTGCGTCTCGAACCGCGAAGTTGTGGAGGTACCAAGATGATGATCGCTCTATCCGGCGCCCTGGCGTTGGCTCTGGCGTTGCCGGTGTTCGGGGTG
The sequence above is a segment of the Armatimonadota bacterium genome. Coding sequences within it:
- a CDS encoding glycosidase, which codes for MPCPCQAVFNPGAVLIDGETLLLLRVEDMEGVSHLAVARSADGVSDWRIEEEALLSPAHDAGPYEEFGCEDPRVTRIEDFGMWIIAYTAYSRFGAGVALATTHDFKSVERNGLVLAPNNKDAAVFPRKVGDSYWMLHRPVAGTQEHIWLTESTDLLHWGRPWCILMERGGPMWDGAKVGANGVPIETAEGWLVLYHGVKEFAGGPTYRMGAALLDLEDPRRLIARLPYWVLGPHEPYETSGAVANVVFSCGHALVGDELRVYYGAADSSTCLATARLSDLIALLQENRV